In Nitrospiraceae bacterium, the following are encoded in one genomic region:
- a CDS encoding SDR family NAD(P)-dependent oxidoreductase has translation MKVLVTGATGFVGGAVARALVASGAEVRVLARQGADLQNLNGLKAERVEGDLRDRESLKRALTGCRQLYHVAAHYALWAKDPAIFYDVNVTGTRNILEAAREVGVERSVYCSTIGAIGLPPGGGLGTEQTPVSLDQMAGHYKRSKYLAEQEVLKLAKEGLPVVIVNPSAPVGAADVRPTPTGQVIVDFMKGRMPAYIETGMNIVDVDDVAAGHLLAMEKGRLGERYILGCKNLMLREVFEILSRLTGVNAPSIKLPRLAILPLAYANQWIADLTGHPPRIPLEGVKMAKYKMHYDCSKAIRELGIPQTPPEVALEKAVKWFREHGYA, from the coding sequence ATGAAGGTTCTCGTCACCGGAGCAACCGGGTTTGTCGGCGGGGCCGTGGCCCGGGCACTGGTCGCCTCCGGCGCCGAGGTGCGAGTCCTGGCTCGGCAAGGCGCAGACCTGCAGAACCTGAACGGCTTGAAGGCCGAACGGGTTGAAGGCGACCTGCGAGACCGGGAGTCGCTCAAGCGGGCGCTGACCGGATGCCGGCAGCTCTACCACGTGGCGGCCCACTACGCCCTGTGGGCCAAAGATCCCGCCATCTTTTACGACGTCAATGTCACAGGCACGAGGAACATTCTCGAAGCCGCGCGCGAGGTCGGCGTGGAGCGCAGCGTGTATTGCAGCACGATCGGCGCGATCGGCTTGCCACCGGGCGGCGGCCTGGGCACCGAACAGACTCCCGTCTCGCTGGACCAGATGGCCGGCCATTACAAGCGATCCAAGTACTTAGCCGAACAGGAAGTCCTGAAGTTGGCCAAGGAAGGCCTCCCGGTCGTGATCGTGAATCCGAGCGCCCCGGTCGGGGCAGCCGATGTCCGGCCGACTCCTACAGGCCAGGTCATCGTCGATTTCATGAAAGGCCGCATGCCCGCCTACATCGAAACCGGCATGAACATCGTAGACGTGGACGACGTGGCCGCGGGGCACCTGCTCGCGATGGAGAAAGGCCGCCTGGGCGAACGGTATATCTTGGGCTGCAAGAACCTCATGCTACGCGAGGTATTCGAGATCCTCAGCCGGCTCACAGGCGTGAACGCACCGTCGATCAAACTGCCCCGCCTGGCCATCCTTCCCCTCGCCTACGCCAACCAATGGATCGCCGACCTCACGGGCCATCCTCCGCGGATCCCGCTCGAAGGCGTGAAAATGGCCAAATACAAAATGCACTACGACTGCTCGAAAGCCATCCGCGAGCTCGGGATCCCACAAACACCGCCTGAGGTTGCGCTCGAAAAGGCGGTGAAGTGGTTCCGCGAGCATGGCTATGCCTAA
- a CDS encoding polyprenyl synthetase family protein, whose product MNIKDYLEHNRLAVDRFLDQVSPPAATPPTTLHESMRYSLMAGGKRVRPILTIAAAEAVVGTTPPGLMAVACSLEFIHTYSLIHDDLPSMDNDDFRRGKPTNHKVYGEAMAILAGDALLTMAFDLISRPDLMKGCEPSRQVRIIQELAYGSGNMGMVGGQVFDIQAENQDIDLATLQNIHKHKTGMLIRAAVRMGAIAAGASDRQLDDLTGYAEDIGLAFQIADDVLNVTGTREELGKNPNTDAERGKKTYPTFYGVEGARKLADDCVTRAIGRLNSFGAAADPLRDIARYITSRKN is encoded by the coding sequence ATGAACATTAAGGACTATCTCGAACATAACCGGCTTGCGGTAGACCGATTTCTGGATCAGGTCAGCCCCCCGGCTGCCACCCCACCGACCACACTTCACGAGAGCATGCGCTATAGCCTTATGGCAGGTGGCAAGCGGGTCCGCCCGATCTTGACGATCGCCGCGGCCGAAGCCGTGGTAGGGACGACGCCGCCCGGCTTGATGGCGGTCGCCTGCTCGCTGGAATTCATCCATACCTATTCCTTGATCCACGACGACTTGCCGTCGATGGACAACGATGATTTTCGCCGGGGTAAACCGACCAACCATAAGGTCTATGGCGAGGCGATGGCGATTTTGGCCGGCGATGCGCTGCTGACCATGGCCTTCGACCTGATCAGCCGACCCGACCTGATGAAGGGCTGCGAGCCGTCTCGACAAGTCCGCATCATTCAAGAATTGGCCTACGGCTCCGGCAACATGGGCATGGTCGGCGGCCAGGTCTTCGACATTCAGGCCGAGAACCAGGATATCGACCTGGCGACGCTGCAGAACATTCACAAACACAAGACCGGCATGCTGATCCGGGCGGCCGTCCGCATGGGAGCCATCGCCGCCGGCGCTTCTGACCGGCAACTCGACGACCTCACCGGCTATGCCGAGGACATCGGGCTCGCGTTCCAAATCGCCGATGATGTGCTGAACGTGACCGGGACCCGCGAGGAGTTGGGCAAGAACCCGAACACCGACGCGGAGCGCGGCAAAAAGACGTACCCGACGTTCTACGGCGTCGAGGGCGCGCGCAAGTTGGCGGATGACTGTGTCACCCGCGCGATCGGACGGCTGAATTCCTTCGGTGCCGCCGCCGATCCACTCCGCGACATCGCGCGCTACATCACCTCCAGAAAAAACTAG
- a CDS encoding DUF2914 domain-containing protein, which produces MVSMQRFQSVLGKPYLPPLFFFSGVTYDTVTLTRIDRLLDNLLLLLYLALLGFLIVLTGRLGTSEARPEDLPPDAPAYLRWVLQAKPYAPMAIQFLLGGLFSAYAIFYSKSATFAGTAVFFCVLVGFLVANEFLRSRLSNVQLLVSLYALVCFAFFTFFLPVMTGWMNAAIFLAGAVLTVLVVLRVVQLIYWRNSARTRREALLAGAPALAIVGLLVGFYFLNWIPPVPLSLKYGGMYHEIKRSGDRFELSFEKRWYEVWKASDDVIPTNDPVYCFTAVFAPVTLRTTIYHHWHYRPDGSKPYVHADRIPLKIAGGREGGYRAYTFKEGLDVGDWRVDVEAEDGRVIGRVSVKVTAEASEGPLALKTVVY; this is translated from the coding sequence ATGGTTTCGATGCAGCGGTTCCAGTCGGTGCTGGGTAAGCCCTATCTCCCGCCATTGTTCTTTTTCAGCGGGGTCACCTACGACACGGTGACGCTGACCAGGATCGACCGGTTGCTCGACAATTTGCTCCTGCTGCTGTACCTGGCGCTGTTGGGCTTTCTGATCGTCCTCACCGGCCGGTTAGGCACCAGCGAAGCGCGCCCTGAAGACCTTCCACCCGACGCGCCCGCCTATCTGCGTTGGGTGCTGCAAGCCAAGCCTTATGCGCCGATGGCGATTCAGTTTCTGCTGGGCGGTCTCTTCAGCGCCTATGCGATCTTCTATTCCAAGAGCGCGACCTTCGCCGGCACGGCGGTATTTTTCTGCGTGTTGGTCGGATTCCTGGTTGCGAACGAGTTCCTGCGCAGCCGGCTGTCTAATGTGCAGTTGCTCGTGAGCCTGTATGCCTTGGTATGTTTCGCGTTTTTCACCTTCTTCCTGCCGGTGATGACCGGATGGATGAATGCGGCGATTTTTCTTGCCGGGGCTGTCCTGACGGTGCTGGTTGTGCTTCGGGTCGTGCAGTTGATCTATTGGCGGAACTCCGCCCGCACCAGGCGCGAAGCGCTGTTGGCCGGAGCGCCGGCCCTGGCGATCGTGGGTCTGCTGGTCGGGTTCTACTTCCTCAACTGGATTCCGCCGGTGCCGCTGTCGCTCAAGTACGGCGGCATGTATCACGAGATCAAACGGTCGGGGGATCGCTTCGAACTTTCGTTCGAGAAACGGTGGTATGAGGTCTGGAAAGCGTCGGACGATGTGATCCCAACCAACGACCCCGTGTATTGCTTCACCGCTGTCTTCGCGCCCGTGACCCTCAGGACGACGATTTATCACCACTGGCACTACCGCCCGGATGGCAGCAAACCCTATGTCCATGCGGACCGGATTCCCCTCAAAATCGCCGGAGGGCGGGAGGGCGGCTATCGGGCCTACACATTCAAGGAGGGGTTGGATGTCGGCGATTGGCGCGTCGATGTCGAGGCCGAGGACGGGAGGGTGATCGGTCGCGTCTCGGTGAAGGTGACGGCCGAAGCGTCGGAAGGACCGCTGGCGCTGAAAACGGTCGTGTATTGA
- a CDS encoding FKBP-type peptidyl-prolyl cis-trans isomerase, whose product MKSGRGVEILEEREGEGTPAQKGDHLLFNMRLFLNRGEEVSFNKRQAEQLPTDMVRVVEGVTLVDHRIVLGRRQAVAGIEQALTGMKVGGYRKVRIGPHLAYGDKGLPGLIPPNALLVAELWLREISPPVSEK is encoded by the coding sequence ATGAAGTCCGGTCGCGGCGTGGAGATACTCGAAGAGCGCGAGGGAGAGGGGACGCCGGCCCAGAAGGGCGATCATCTGTTGTTCAATATGCGCCTCTTTCTCAATCGCGGGGAGGAGGTATCGTTCAACAAGCGGCAGGCCGAGCAACTCCCAACGGACATGGTTCGGGTGGTGGAGGGTGTAACGTTGGTTGATCACCGGATTGTCCTGGGGCGTCGCCAGGCCGTTGCGGGGATCGAGCAGGCGTTGACCGGGATGAAGGTCGGCGGCTATCGCAAGGTCCGCATCGGTCCACACCTGGCCTACGGAGACAAGGGACTACCAGGCCTCATTCCGCCCAATGCCCTGTTGGTGGCGGAGTTGTGGCTGCGGGAGATTTCGCCGCCTGTCAGCGAAAAATAG
- a CDS encoding DUF1499 domain-containing protein, translating to MRTLSPCPDKPNCVSTAAQEERHAIAPFRYRKSRAEAKEALKAAIAGLPRTKLVEEDDAYLHYEFTSLLLRFVDDVEFLFDEDGKTIQFRSASRVGYGDLGVNRRRMEDIRSLLDGKL from the coding sequence ATGAGAACCTTATCCCCCTGTCCCGATAAGCCCAACTGTGTTTCCACCGCTGCGCAGGAAGAGCGCCATGCGATTGCGCCGTTCCGCTATCGAAAGAGCCGTGCGGAGGCGAAGGAGGCGTTGAAGGCTGCCATTGCCGGGCTTCCGCGCACGAAGTTGGTGGAAGAAGACGATGCCTACCTCCATTACGAATTCACCAGCCTCTTGCTTCGATTCGTCGACGACGTGGAGTTCCTGTTCGATGAGGACGGCAAGACCATTCAGTTCCGCTCGGCTTCCCGTGTCGGCTACGGCGATCTCGGCGTGAACCGCCGCCGCATGGAAGATATCCGGTCGCTGCTGGATGGTAAGTTGTAA